Proteins encoded within one genomic window of Companilactobacillus sp.:
- a CDS encoding MDR family MFS transporter codes for MVLVLLVGTFCTVLNGTILTTAFPTLMSTFNVSTSAVQWLTTGFLMVNGIMIPVTAWLSTNYSTKSLYLFAMSTFLLGTVLAFIAPNFATILIGRLVQAVGVGITMPLMQIIMLSIFPANQRGTAMGLGGLVIGLAPAIGPTLSGWIIDNWSWRDLFGMIIPIVILVLIAAIFFMHPVIKTRKTKLDIPSLLLSTLGFGALLYGFSSVGDDGWGSPVVLISIIGGLLLILWFGYRQLHMETPFLELRVFKVKKFSIAAALSSTVNMAMIGVEMILPLYLQIVKGMSAFHSGLTLLPGALLIGVMSPITGRAFDRFGPKDLARMGMFLLTAGTIPFLFLTKNTPTLDIVILYAVRMFGISMVLMPVTTDGMNALPFDLMSHGTAVNNTVRQVFSSMGTAILVSVLTNVTNNVKPGKGLLHSAPLEYKDSFFNATLSGYHAAFAVAILFCLIAMIITFMVKDGAKSKSVVTTNPVEKAANQEKAGDK; via the coding sequence ATGGTTCTTGTACTCCTTGTCGGTACTTTCTGTACTGTCTTAAACGGAACTATTTTGACTACAGCCTTTCCTACTTTGATGAGCACATTCAACGTTTCAACGTCTGCTGTTCAATGGCTTACAACTGGATTTTTAATGGTTAACGGTATCATGATTCCAGTTACAGCCTGGTTGAGTACTAACTATAGTACAAAGTCGCTATATTTGTTCGCTATGTCAACATTCTTGTTAGGTACTGTACTTGCTTTTATCGCACCTAACTTTGCGACTATTTTGATTGGTCGTTTGGTCCAAGCCGTCGGTGTTGGTATTACGATGCCACTGATGCAGATCATCATGCTTTCGATCTTCCCGGCTAACCAACGTGGTACAGCCATGGGTCTTGGTGGTTTAGTTATCGGACTTGCTCCTGCTATTGGACCTACACTTTCAGGTTGGATCATTGACAACTGGTCATGGAGAGATTTATTCGGAATGATCATTCCTATTGTTATTTTGGTTTTGATTGCCGCTATTTTCTTCATGCATCCAGTTATTAAAACTAGAAAAACTAAACTAGATATTCCTTCATTATTACTTTCAACATTAGGCTTTGGTGCCTTGCTTTACGGATTTTCTTCAGTTGGTGATGACGGTTGGGGTTCCCCAGTCGTATTGATCTCGATCATCGGTGGTCTCTTATTGATCCTATGGTTTGGATATCGTCAATTGCACATGGAAACTCCATTCTTGGAACTACGAGTTTTCAAAGTTAAAAAATTCAGTATCGCTGCTGCACTTTCATCAACAGTTAACATGGCGATGATCGGTGTCGAAATGATCTTGCCATTGTACTTGCAGATCGTTAAAGGCATGTCAGCATTCCATTCCGGATTGACACTACTTCCTGGTGCTCTTTTGATTGGTGTTATGTCACCAATTACTGGACGTGCATTCGATAGATTCGGTCCGAAAGATCTTGCTAGAATGGGTATGTTCTTATTAACAGCCGGAACTATTCCTTTCCTATTCTTGACTAAGAACACACCAACATTAGACATCGTAATTCTTTATGCTGTCCGTATGTTTGGTATTTCAATGGTCTTGATGCCTGTTACTACCGATGGTATGAACGCCTTGCCATTTGACTTGATGAGTCATGGTACAGCCGTTAATAATACTGTTCGTCAGGTATTTAGTTCAATGGGTACTGCTATCTTGGTCAGTGTCCTTACAAACGTTACAAACAACGTTAAACCTGGTAAAGGCTTATTACACTCAGCACCACTTGAATATAAAGACAGTTTCTTCAATGCAACATTGTCCGGATATCACGCAGCCTTTGCTGTTGCCATCTTATTTTGTTTGATTGCAATGATCATTACCTTCATGGTTAAAGACGGTGCAAAATCAAAATCAGTCGTAACAACAAATCCTGTTGAAAAAGCAGCTAATCAAGAAAAGGCGGGTGACAAATAA
- a CDS encoding DUF4811 domain-containing protein: MIQISILVFAALAYYFAVFLKNKRVGYSLTTIFIVLFVASIGLLVGNEYSHFGMEKVTNEKTFQIQTVKKGSNLLLYKPLGTSGKEKVYIYRTPATENAKKPDTTKADVNVTNKVQRGDSDIAKVDQKTTRWEYKNDFYAFLFNLSNNNNEFIKQTNTFKVGNDWLVLTTNQASQLAKKMKDKNVQAQMKQEGEAFVKKAVAQEMQANPSLTNVQQQQIIKKAQAQYKAQATKEIIASLK; encoded by the coding sequence ATGATTCAAATTTCTATTCTTGTCTTTGCAGCATTAGCTTATTACTTCGCAGTTTTTCTAAAAAATAAACGAGTTGGCTATTCACTAACAACAATCTTTATTGTTTTGTTTGTTGCTTCAATTGGATTGCTAGTTGGAAACGAATATAGTCATTTTGGAATGGAAAAAGTTACTAATGAGAAAACTTTCCAGATTCAGACAGTTAAAAAGGGTTCAAACTTACTACTATATAAGCCATTAGGTACTAGTGGTAAGGAAAAGGTTTATATTTATCGTACACCTGCTACAGAAAATGCTAAGAAACCTGATACAACTAAGGCAGATGTCAACGTTACTAATAAAGTACAACGTGGAGACAGCGACATTGCTAAGGTCGATCAAAAGACAACACGTTGGGAATACAAGAACGATTTCTATGCTTTCTTGTTTAACCTATCAAACAATAACAATGAGTTTATTAAACAAACAAATACCTTTAAAGTTGGCAACGATTGGTTAGTCTTGACTACAAATCAAGCTAGTCAATTAGCCAAAAAGATGAAAGATAAAAATGTTCAAGCCCAAATGAAACAAGAGGGTGAAGCATTCGTCAAAAAAGCCGTAGCTCAAGAAATGCAAGCTAACCCATCCTTGACAAATGTTCAACAACAACAAATTATCAAAAAAGCTCAGGCTCAATACAAAGCCCAAGCAACTAAAGAAATAATCGCCAGTTTGAAATAA
- a CDS encoding metal-sulfur cluster assembly factor — protein sequence MEEVLGQGDVFSPIENDVMNSLESVIDPELGIDIVNLGLIYDVVVKEKDCTITMTLTTMGCPISNLLEQQILDAAKEVEGISKCQINLVWQPAWNVSMISRFGKISLGIHG from the coding sequence ATGGAAGAGGTTTTAGGACAAGGTGATGTTTTTTCACCAATTGAAAATGATGTTATGAATTCGCTTGAGTCAGTGATCGACCCAGAACTCGGAATCGACATTGTTAATTTAGGTTTGATCTATGACGTTGTGGTCAAAGAAAAAGACTGCACGATCACGATGACCTTGACGACAATGGGATGTCCTATCAGCAATCTTTTGGAGCAACAAATTCTTGATGCCGCAAAGGAAGTGGAGGGTATCTCAAAGTGTCAGATCAATCTGGTCTGGCAGCCTGCTTGGAATGTTTCGATGATCAGTCGTTTTGGAAAAATTAGTCTCGGAATTCATGGCTAG
- a CDS encoding 2-keto-4-pentenoate hydratase, giving the protein MTQNTTTLKENQTTLTGNQQAFANALTTAFNTRLPLNEDEWTDYAPDENAAYNVQEAFTRLKKGEVGGYKVSLTSKETQDMFDSDEPLYGAEMRDRFLKAPANVNLKDLMEPLVEVEMCFRAKEDLTPDDTLEDLMNKTTVAPALEVPDSRFKDWFPSLSKYMVMSDGAVSGLVVYGDEFDTNKFGTVDALENVSATLYHDGENLKSGKSSEVLGNPLKSLQWLVNKLDSQGKRLLKDQRVSSGTFVLPPSLTKGEWHATFDNGLGTVNLNVK; this is encoded by the coding sequence ATGACACAAAATACAACTACACTTAAGGAAAACCAAACAACATTAACAGGAAACCAACAAGCTTTCGCAAATGCTTTGACAACCGCATTTAATACCCGCTTACCACTTAACGAAGACGAATGGACAGACTATGCACCAGACGAAAACGCAGCTTACAACGTACAAGAAGCTTTTACACGCTTGAAAAAAGGCGAAGTTGGCGGCTACAAAGTTTCATTGACTAGCAAAGAAACTCAAGACATGTTCGACTCAGACGAACCACTATATGGAGCCGAGATGCGTGATCGTTTTTTGAAGGCACCTGCAAACGTAAATTTAAAAGACCTTATGGAGCCTTTAGTCGAAGTGGAAATGTGCTTCCGAGCAAAGGAAGATTTGACGCCTGACGATACCCTAGAAGACTTGATGAACAAGACTACTGTTGCCCCTGCCTTAGAGGTGCCTGATTCAAGATTTAAAGACTGGTTCCCAAGTCTTTCAAAATACATGGTAATGTCAGATGGTGCTGTCAGTGGATTGGTCGTTTATGGCGATGAATTCGACACTAATAAATTTGGTACTGTCGATGCCTTGGAAAATGTTTCAGCTACCCTCTATCATGACGGCGAAAACTTGAAATCAGGCAAATCGTCTGAAGTGTTGGGCAATCCACTTAAATCATTGCAATGGTTGGTCAACAAGTTGGATTCACAGGGTAAACGCTTGTTGAAAGATCAACGTGTATCTTCTGGTACGTTCGTCTTGCCACCATCACTTACAAAAGGCGAATGGCATGCAACTTTTGACAATGGCCTAGGAACTGTTAATTTGAACGTTAAATAG
- the helD gene encoding RNA polymerase recycling motor HelD → MAINDSKELEQQRVDKVADIIDDKIEKVTNDLDKAHSETSKIERNYGENTKVNTFEVDDQMETNASVQQQKQLVYLAVENENILSSNKQKLQNLQGSPYFGRIDIVEDGEKDTLYIGTSTLQDDDGDFLIYDWRAPISGIYYNGTLGKVNYPTPTGTAEVDLKRKRQFQIINNKIKNMFDTNETVGDEILQSVLSEYSDEYLKSIVATIQHEQNTIIRDTHSDVLLVQGVAGSGKTSAILQRVAFLLYHSRASLNADQIILFSPNRLFSNYISEVLPSLGERNMRQVTLNEFISLRLTGIQVETLFERYEKDERNLPQDMVDIRLYKESAEFLNDLEVLENQNKEHLLHFEDIIFEGRPFFTKDEISKIYESQNTAYSIPDRFLKTKNTLIKRLQKRIHRDRDDDWVQAEIDNLSDEDFQQIITDHKIEESTNQRSIIAEEFLKDRYAPIYNALVNNYFFNPYQEYLYLLSHLDQKIVSTKIWDTMIEAIDHNVEAHKLSLSDAVAVLYLRDYVTDSGINSGIQHIFIDEVQDYTMAQLKYIEHAFPAAKMTLLGDRSQDVLTSSYRSKDLITSISELFNKKHMTTINLNQSYRSTAEITNFASQLLPDTEKIKAFSRKGDKPEIHVYDDEMGYYQGLKSCARELNKQYETVAILTRNEAQAEQVYTHYGDEALVTLVDANFRSVPKGIIILPIYLAKGLEFDAVIAHNVSAQNYPDDRSRDTLYTICTRAMHHLTLCAEKELSPLLKESADSEDATLQLN, encoded by the coding sequence ATGGCCATAAATGACAGTAAAGAATTAGAACAACAAAGAGTCGATAAAGTCGCTGACATTATCGATGACAAGATTGAAAAAGTGACAAATGATTTAGATAAAGCCCATTCAGAAACTAGCAAGATTGAACGTAACTACGGCGAAAACACCAAGGTCAACACGTTTGAAGTCGATGACCAAATGGAAACCAACGCCTCTGTTCAGCAACAGAAACAATTAGTTTATTTGGCTGTTGAGAACGAAAACATCTTATCTTCCAATAAACAAAAGCTCCAAAACCTGCAAGGTTCTCCTTATTTTGGTCGGATCGACATTGTCGAAGATGGCGAAAAAGATACTTTGTATATCGGAACTTCGACGCTGCAAGATGACGACGGCGATTTTCTCATCTATGATTGGCGTGCACCAATTTCTGGTATTTATTACAATGGTACGCTTGGCAAAGTTAACTACCCAACTCCTACTGGAACTGCCGAGGTGGATTTAAAACGGAAACGTCAATTCCAGATCATTAATAATAAGATAAAAAATATGTTCGATACTAACGAAACTGTTGGCGATGAAATTCTACAATCAGTTTTATCAGAATATAGCGATGAATATTTGAAAAGTATCGTGGCAACTATCCAACACGAACAAAATACGATCATCCGTGATACGCATTCTGATGTTCTGTTAGTTCAAGGTGTAGCCGGTAGTGGTAAGACTTCTGCCATTTTACAAAGAGTGGCCTTTCTTTTGTATCACAGTCGTGCCAGCTTGAATGCTGATCAGATCATCTTGTTCTCACCCAACCGTCTATTCAGCAATTATATTTCAGAGGTTTTGCCAAGTTTAGGTGAAAGAAACATGCGTCAGGTAACTCTAAATGAGTTCATCTCACTGCGACTAACTGGTATTCAAGTTGAAACTTTGTTTGAACGCTATGAAAAAGATGAACGCAACTTACCTCAAGATATGGTCGATATTCGACTATACAAAGAAAGCGCTGAATTTTTGAATGACTTGGAAGTTCTAGAAAATCAAAACAAAGAACATCTACTCCATTTTGAAGATATTATCTTTGAAGGACGTCCCTTCTTCACTAAAGACGAGATTTCAAAAATTTATGAATCTCAAAATACTGCCTACAGCATCCCTGATCGTTTTTTGAAGACTAAAAACACTCTGATCAAACGTCTTCAAAAACGTATTCATCGTGACCGTGACGATGATTGGGTCCAAGCTGAGATCGATAATTTATCTGATGAGGATTTCCAACAGATCATCACTGATCACAAAATTGAAGAATCAACCAATCAGCGTTCCATTATTGCCGAAGAATTTTTGAAAGACCGCTATGCACCAATTTACAATGCTTTGGTCAACAATTACTTCTTCAATCCTTATCAAGAGTACTTGTACTTGTTAAGTCACCTTGATCAAAAAATCGTTTCCACTAAAATTTGGGATACGATGATCGAAGCTATCGATCACAACGTGGAAGCTCATAAATTAAGTTTGAGCGATGCCGTGGCTGTCCTCTACTTACGTGATTATGTGACTGATTCTGGTATCAATTCTGGTATCCAACACATCTTCATCGATGAGGTTCAAGATTACACAATGGCTCAGCTGAAATATATCGAGCATGCCTTTCCTGCTGCTAAGATGACTCTTCTAGGTGACCGTTCACAAGATGTCCTGACTAGTTCATATCGTAGCAAAGATTTGATCACCTCGATCAGCGAGTTATTTAATAAGAAGCATATGACGACAATCAATCTCAACCAGAGTTATCGTTCAACAGCAGAGATCACTAACTTTGCTAGCCAACTTTTACCTGATACTGAGAAGATCAAAGCTTTTTCAAGAAAAGGCGACAAACCTGAGATCCACGTCTATGACGATGAAATGGGATATTATCAAGGTTTGAAATCTTGTGCCCGTGAATTGAATAAACAATACGAAACTGTGGCTATCTTGACTAGAAATGAAGCTCAAGCTGAACAAGTTTATACGCATTACGGGGACGAAGCTCTAGTAACCTTAGTAGATGCTAACTTCAGATCTGTACCAAAGGGTATCATCATCCTACCGATTTATCTGGCAAAAGGATTAGAGTTTGATGCGGTGATTGCTCATAATGTATCGGCTCAAAATTATCCAGACGACCGTAGTCGCGACACGCTTTATACTATTTGTACTAGAGCAATGCATCATCTAACGCTTTGTGCGGAAAAAGAATTATCTCCACTACTGAAAGAATCCGCTGACAGTGAAGATGCAACATTGCAACTAAACTAA
- a CDS encoding MarR family winged helix-turn-helix transcriptional regulator, giving the protein MDYTILTGFATRYMMTKKRTLTSILKKRGMRTLDGILMVFVDKHPDLSQEKIGEITLFDGASIARSLKRLEEAGFAERKVHPTNHRKKLVNLTEDGTAFLKEIKKADHKVSDKLFEDVSEDDQEALERILTHVFNNFDKIEIPK; this is encoded by the coding sequence TTGGATTATACGATTTTAACTGGTTTTGCTACCAGATACATGATGACTAAGAAACGTACATTAACCTCAATTCTGAAAAAAAGAGGCATGCGTACTCTCGATGGTATCCTGATGGTCTTTGTCGACAAGCACCCTGACTTGAGTCAGGAGAAAATCGGCGAGATCACTCTTTTTGATGGTGCAAGTATTGCGCGTTCTTTGAAGCGTCTTGAGGAAGCTGGGTTTGCTGAACGTAAAGTTCATCCAACTAATCATCGTAAGAAACTTGTTAATCTGACTGAAGATGGGACAGCTTTTTTGAAAGAAATCAAAAAGGCCGACCATAAGGTCAGCGACAAATTGTTTGAGGACGTTTCTGAAGATGATCAAGAGGCTCTTGAAAGAATCTTAACGCATGTATTCAACAACTTTGATAAGATCGAAATCCCGAAATAA
- the moaA gene encoding GTP 3',8-cyclase MoaA yields MEKLYDQYHREHDYLRLSITDRCNLRCVYCMPKEGLPFFPTDEVLSQDEIVQLVENFAEMGISKVRITGGEPLLRTDVVDIVRRIKNVDGVEDVSITTNGLFLTKKAAALKEAGLDRLNISLDTFNPERYKEITRGGNIQQVLDGISAAAKLNFKKIKLNTVLIKGQNDDEILEFLNYTKDNNVNVRFIEFMPIGNSLKTWKREFVGLQNVFDICEANDLKYTPIELKGNGPSDNYQIEGYEGSFGLIHPITAKFCENCNRLRITADGYIKACLYWNEEINIREAIPDKVKFRSLIQRALDNKPLNHEMAMSETDRIVDEAPTWRHMSQIGG; encoded by the coding sequence ATGGAAAAGCTATATGACCAATATCATCGTGAACATGATTATCTGCGACTTTCGATCACCGATCGTTGTAACTTACGTTGCGTTTATTGCATGCCTAAAGAAGGTTTGCCATTTTTCCCAACAGACGAAGTATTGTCTCAAGACGAGATCGTTCAACTAGTCGAGAATTTTGCTGAAATGGGTATTAGTAAGGTCAGAATCACTGGGGGAGAGCCACTGCTTCGGACTGACGTAGTTGATATCGTTAGAAGAATCAAAAATGTCGATGGCGTCGAGGATGTCTCGATCACGACCAACGGCTTGTTTTTAACGAAAAAAGCCGCTGCACTCAAAGAGGCAGGGCTTGATCGCTTAAACATTAGTTTGGATACGTTCAATCCAGAACGTTATAAAGAGATCACTCGTGGTGGCAATATCCAACAAGTGCTTGATGGTATTAGTGCTGCAGCAAAGTTAAACTTCAAAAAAATCAAACTCAATACAGTTTTGATCAAGGGTCAAAATGATGACGAGATACTGGAATTTTTGAATTACACCAAAGATAATAACGTCAACGTTCGTTTTATCGAGTTTATGCCAATTGGCAATTCCTTGAAAACTTGGAAACGTGAGTTTGTTGGCCTGCAAAACGTCTTTGATATTTGTGAAGCCAACGATTTGAAATACACGCCAATTGAGCTCAAAGGAAATGGACCTTCAGACAATTATCAAATTGAAGGCTATGAAGGTAGTTTTGGCTTGATTCATCCGATTACTGCCAAATTCTGTGAGAATTGCAATCGGCTCAGGATTACGGCAGATGGCTATATCAAGGCTTGTTTGTATTGGAATGAAGAGATCAATATCCGTGAAGCAATACCTGACAAAGTTAAGTTCCGTAGCTTGATTCAACGTGCTTTAGACAATAAGCCTTTGAATCACGAAATGGCGATGTCAGAAACTGACCGGATCGTTGATGAAGCACCAACTTGGAGACACATGAGTCAAATCGGAGGTTAA
- a CDS encoding SufD family Fe-S cluster assembly protein, producing the protein MTNEITTKLETFGNKHGEPHWFVQRRLDALAKIAKAPVTSIPNYPFEKNKIAVDQAPEKIKLTKELLAMASVDESEIGLTQIGQSSLENTLDEDDEDEGVILTDIFTAFRQHPQLIQKYFASKVVDESTSQDTAANTAFLNNGIFLYLPKNYQLNDSVILNIIQDNVNQQPLYSHVFIYADEGSSVNTTLDIRSIGDVKNHGNVVVEVLARPNSIVDISVLSEISTEEHVVLNTGAQISRDAQVNWNIAEVNQGPTDANFHTTLGHKTAKTQLQVLTWQHEDYPVAINSQINAKVEQPTDIVEQFGFCENSEKFFMSSLINYGKDKPTGEQSLTHNHDAFMKHTKIISKRSHSTSLQLNPDMIYSLVVSSLIGFNRTDLLRQYSKSLIRRHGAISKSKLVIKKSSLE; encoded by the coding sequence ATGACAAACGAAATAACAACCAAATTAGAAACTTTTGGAAATAAACACGGTGAACCGCATTGGTTCGTGCAACGCCGTCTGGATGCATTAGCTAAAATAGCAAAAGCACCAGTAACATCGATACCTAATTATCCTTTTGAAAAAAATAAAATCGCGGTCGATCAAGCTCCTGAAAAAATTAAATTGACCAAAGAATTATTGGCAATGGCAAGTGTTGATGAGTCGGAGATCGGTCTGACTCAGATTGGCCAATCGAGTTTGGAAAATACTTTGGATGAAGACGATGAGGATGAGGGTGTTATTTTGACCGATATTTTTACTGCCTTCCGTCAACATCCTCAGTTGATTCAAAAATACTTTGCCAGTAAAGTTGTCGATGAAAGTACCAGTCAAGATACTGCCGCTAACACCGCTTTTTTAAACAACGGGATCTTCTTGTATCTTCCTAAAAATTATCAGTTGAACGATTCAGTGATTTTAAATATCATTCAAGATAACGTGAACCAGCAACCGTTGTACTCGCACGTCTTTATTTATGCTGATGAAGGCAGCAGCGTGAATACTACTTTAGATATTAGATCTATTGGGGATGTCAAAAACCATGGCAATGTTGTCGTTGAAGTATTGGCACGTCCCAACAGTATAGTTGATATCAGCGTGCTTTCAGAAATCAGTACTGAAGAGCATGTTGTCTTAAACACTGGTGCACAAATTTCTCGTGATGCCCAGGTCAACTGGAACATTGCTGAAGTTAATCAAGGACCTACGGATGCAAATTTCCATACGACGCTAGGTCATAAAACTGCTAAAACTCAGCTCCAAGTGCTAACTTGGCAACACGAGGATTATCCAGTGGCAATTAATTCTCAAATTAATGCTAAGGTCGAGCAGCCGACAGATATTGTCGAACAGTTTGGTTTTTGCGAGAATTCTGAAAAATTCTTTATGTCATCATTGATCAATTATGGCAAGGATAAACCGACTGGAGAGCAAAGTTTGACGCACAATCACGATGCCTTCATGAAACACACTAAGATAATTTCGAAAAGATCACATTCGACTTCTCTACAATTAAACCCAGATATGATCTATTCATTGGTTGTTAGCAGTCTGATTGGTTTTAATAGAACAGATTTGTTACGTCAGTATTCCAAGAGTTTGATCAGACGCCACGGTGCGATCTCAAAATCAAAATTGGTAATAAAAAAATCATCACTCGAATAA
- the moaC gene encoding cyclic pyranopterin monophosphate synthase MoaC: MDNLTHFNDQNRSKMVDVTNKQVTSRTAIATGQIKMHPETLQRIHDGKIKKGDVLAVAQVAGIMAAKQTSSLIPMCHLIPLTGVDIHFEDDNDSIITCSAQVKTKHVTGVEIEGLLAVQTALLTIYDMCKAIDRGMIINNVHLVEKMGGKSGHFIFDEQKDN, translated from the coding sequence ATGGATAATTTAACTCATTTTAATGACCAAAATCGTTCAAAAATGGTCGATGTGACCAATAAACAAGTTACCTCTCGTACCGCCATTGCCACGGGACAGATCAAAATGCATCCTGAAACCTTGCAAAGAATCCACGACGGCAAGATTAAAAAAGGCGACGTTTTAGCTGTCGCCCAAGTTGCTGGCATCATGGCAGCTAAACAAACTAGCTCTCTGATACCGATGTGTCATTTAATACCTTTAACTGGTGTTGATATTCACTTTGAAGATGATAATGATTCTATCATCACTTGTTCAGCCCAGGTCAAAACTAAACATGTCACTGGTGTGGAAATCGAAGGATTGCTAGCTGTTCAAACAGCACTCTTGACCATTTATGATATGTGTAAAGCTATCGACCGCGGTATGATCATTAATAACGTGCATTTAGTTGAAAAAATGGGCGGTAAAAGTGGTCATTTTATCTTTGATGAACAAAAAGATAACTAG
- the trpS gene encoding tryptophan--tRNA ligase: MATNTILTGDRPTGKLHIGHYLGSLKNRVELQNEGKYKMFIMIADMQALTDNARNPEKIRNSLIQVALDYLSVGIDPAKTNILVQSQIPALNELTMYYLDLVSVARLERNPTVKSEIKQKDFGQSIPAGFLTYPVSQAADITAFKADTVPVGDDQEPMIEQTREIVRTFNRVYDTDTLVEPEGVFPPKGQGRLPGIDGNAKMSKSLGNCIYLSESADEVTKKVMSMYTDPDHIHVEDPGKIEGNTVFTYLDAFATDKAKVAELKEQYQAGGLGDVKVKRYLNDVLQEILEPIRKRRAEYEKDIPAVYKMLEEGSARANEVANQTLSEVRHAIGVDYF; the protein is encoded by the coding sequence ATGGCAACGAATACAATTTTAACTGGTGACAGACCAACCGGAAAATTACATATTGGGCATTATTTAGGTTCATTAAAGAACCGTGTTGAACTTCAAAATGAAGGCAAATATAAGATGTTTATTATGATTGCCGACATGCAAGCTCTGACTGATAATGCTAGAAATCCCGAAAAAATCCGTAATAGTTTGATCCAAGTGGCTTTAGACTACCTATCTGTAGGAATCGATCCTGCAAAAACTAATATCTTAGTTCAATCACAAATCCCTGCATTGAATGAATTAACAATGTATTATTTGGATCTGGTCAGTGTAGCACGTTTGGAAAGAAATCCAACCGTTAAATCAGAAATTAAACAAAAAGATTTTGGCCAAAGTATTCCAGCTGGATTTTTAACATATCCAGTTAGCCAAGCTGCTGATATTACGGCATTTAAGGCTGATACAGTTCCAGTTGGTGACGACCAAGAACCAATGATCGAACAAACACGTGAAATTGTTAGAACATTCAATCGTGTTTATGACACAGATACTTTAGTTGAGCCAGAAGGTGTATTTCCTCCTAAGGGACAAGGACGTCTACCTGGTATTGATGGCAACGCCAAGATGAGTAAGTCACTTGGAAACTGTATCTATCTATCAGAATCAGCTGATGAAGTCACTAAAAAAGTTATGTCAATGTACACAGACCCAGATCACATTCACGTTGAAGATCCCGGTAAAATTGAAGGAAACACAGTCTTCACATACTTAGACGCTTTTGCAACAGACAAAGCTAAAGTTGCTGAATTAAAGGAACAATATCAAGCAGGTGGTTTGGGAGACGTTAAGGTAAAACGTTACTTAAATGACGTCTTGCAAGAGATCCTTGAACCAATCCGTAAGAGACGTGCAGAATACGAAAAGGATATTCCAGCAGTTTACAAGATGTTAGAAGAAGGAAGCGCACGAGCAAACGAAGTAGCAAATCAAACATTGTCAGAGGTACGCCACGCAATTGGAGTTGATTACTTTTAA